The Apium graveolens cultivar Ventura chromosome 11, ASM990537v1, whole genome shotgun sequence genome has a window encoding:
- the LOC141695638 gene encoding uncharacterized protein LOC141695638, translating to MCGERICVPYVDDLRQEILDEAHNTPYAMHPGITKMYQTMKPHYWWPGMKKEVAEFTANCLTCQQVKTEHQAPAGSWDEYIALMEFVYNNQFYSNIGMTSYEALYGRKCRSSLYWDKEGTMILEGLNIVQNTLDKVNIKKEKSKAI from the exons ATGTGTGGTGAGAGAATTTGTGTGCCTTATGTTGATGATCTACGTCAAGAGATTTTGGATGAAGCTCATAATACACCATACGCTATGCATCCTGGAATAACCAAAATGTATCAGACTATGAAACCTCATTATTGGTGGCCTGGAATGAAAAAGGAAGTAGCAGAATTCACAGCAAATTGTTTGACATGTCAACAGGTGAAAACAGAACATCAAGCTCCAGCAG GTTCTTGGGACGAATACATTGCTTTAATGGAGTTTGTATACAATAATCAGTTTTATAGTAATATTGGCATGACATCATATGAAGCATTATACGGAAGAAAGTGCAGAAGTTCGTTGTATTGGGATAAAGAAGGTACGATGATCTTAGAAGGGCTTAATATTGTTCAAAATACGCTTGACAAGGTTAACATTAAGAAAGAGAAGTCGAAGGCAATATAA